The stretch of DNA ATAATTGAATATGCATAAAAAGAagaattttctattttctattttctattttctaatttcttttttttctttttttcttttttttctttattcttttttttttcttttcttttcaatatatacatacaattaaaataaaacataaattttttgaataatttgATATTACAAGTTGGATTAACAGGAAATAAGAAAAGGTATAGGGAAATATTTGatgtttttatttgtttgtgttttaaattttacaaaatttaaaatataaagtcttatatttaaaaaaattatgaatataataaattttttatatttaaaatcgTATagaattcaaaaaaaaagtttttaaaaagtataaggtaaaaataatttgtattagcaaaaataaaaagaatttatttaaatgaaaatgttctagttttaaattatataaatatgtgaatgttttaaattaaatttaatatatttcagagttatgtatattttttttattgcaatttttttttttatgtatgtttagttttcaattttttatttttgtgattttcttatttttttcttttttcttttttcttttttcttttttcttttttttcttttttttctttctttttttctttttttctttctttccttctttctttttttctttctttttttttttcttttttattttatttaattttatgcgAATATTATATgctttaattattttttcattttatttttgtaatatattactattaaatcatttttatttttttacttttttttcttttatatttatttaaactttttttatttttttttatttatttaattgaaaaattataagtaTAAAACTTTGTACATTTTGAAAAGCATATGTATGTGTGCATAACAATTCAATTATtctgttattttatttatatatgtaatacctttatgaattattaattttaattttgaacttatttaatttaaaaagataatgtatttttataacgtctgtgtttttaatttgatgatatttgatatttatttgtaatagaaaactatttttatgatatcattacattttttttatttttttaattagtgAGCATATTTCcctttaaaaataagaaaaaatgaatgaaaaaagaaaagatggaatgaaagaaaataatagtaataataaagagAGTACATCATTTAATAGTAAGAATTgttatcaaaataaaaacgatttaaataaatatttatataatactCCAGATTATTCCAATTATAATACTTCAGGTAGTATAAACAATATGACGAATTTCAATGCTAATAATATTCAAAACAATTATCAGAGAAATAACATACAgaatattttgaattataatgttaataataatggtagtaataatatgaatttcCAAGCAGATAATTTcataaataacaaaaattatataaataacttAAGTGAtgtgaataaaaaattttatgatgaAGAAGTTAATAAATATGCAAGTAAGCATAaccaaataaataattaccaaaataataattttttttataacagaaatgataattattatcaaagtttaaataattctgataatttaaattataattatgtaaatatgtataataaaaaaaatgtgcataatttaaatactgagaaaaataatgtagaaaaagaagaaaataaaaacgaTTTATCATATTATATGAACAATAATGATAGTTATGtagaattatatattaataaagtaaaagaaatttattattttcatgtattttatcattatttaaaattaggATTTCCTGAAAAGGAAGCAGCGATagaatcaaaaaaatatatttttataacattAAATAGATATTTCTTACTTGTAAAAAATGCAATTTTATCATCACCTGAATCTGTTAAGCAAATAAACAACTGTGTATCTTCAAATTTGTTATATTACCAACAACAAACCAATTTACaacaatttttattacaGCAGCAATCAAATATGCAGAATTTCAATTCTCCAAAATTAAACTTACATGAtcaaatgaatataaataattttaatattggtaatataaatttaccTATAGGTGAACAAACCAAGTTGGAAGATTTACCAAAATTAAATCCAGGTGATATTagtaataacaaaaataataataatttacataataacactaataataataataataattattcacataatgaaaaacaaaataataatgattttcAAAATAATCCAGTAAGTTGCGATACAAACACAATTAATTTAAAGGAAAATcaagaaaaacaaaataatttgagtaattattataatttaaaagctgataaaattaatgatatGATTGACTGTATtgaagaaatgaaaaaaataaataaaaaaaaaaaagaaaggaaAACATTTTCTGATTATCCGCCTATGCAAGCATTAGAATTACAAAGTAATAcattagaaaataaatataattttaataatgcaTATAACAATTTAAGTAATTAcatcaataataataataataatagtgataactgtattaataataataaaaatggtgATTTATTTTACAATAATACTTTTAATTTAAGCAATACTGCTGATGCGaataaaagtaatttaatgaaattaaatgaaaataataatgaagaaataaaaaaaaaaattagttttactataaataaatcaaaaaataaaattttccaAATACATAATCGATCTCAAAACGATAAAAGTCATAAGACACTAAGTGAAGTAAGTGAAGTGAGTGAATTAAGTGATGATAATAAgaatgaaaaacaaaaagagaaaagtaaattttctaataatattcatgaagaaaaaaatacattgggtaataattataaaaatatgtatatatatgaaaatattaataataataataacagaACATTAAATAACAAtgtaaaaaatgattttaatgGCATGAACATAAATAACAGTATaggtaatataaataaactaaataatgcaaaagaaatagataatttttataatttaaataatgtgaataatataaataaaaatggtaataatgttttaaattatgataataatttttatatcaatAATAACAATGCAAATTATAATGCATCAAAAAACACAAacaatttttctaattttgatacattaaataattatagtaGTTTCGTAAATAATAatcataattttaataaaagtatgaatataaacaaatataattACAATAATAGCAAAAACTTGAAAATTgcaaataatttatgtaatcctacacataaaaatatttctaataatgttattaaaatgaataaaaataataccaTTATTGGAGctcaaaaatataattttatgaataacaaagaggaaaataatgaaaataaaatgaataatttttttaaaattgatTATGCGacaattaatgaaaaaatttctaAACCTTTTGTAAATGAGGTATAcaacaataataattatgaaaatgatTCTTTTGAAAATAAAGTTCATTATacgaaaaataattatatagaagaaggaaaattaaaatacagaaataaattagaagaaaaatacatttatgaaaataaacaaaaaaatataaaagaaaaattaaaagatgaGTTAGAATCAGAAAAATCAGAAGAATTCGACTTAGAAAAATCAGATGATGAATATAACTCAGAAGAGTACGAAGATGATATAGATAAAGAAGAAGATACAGATGGAGTAATTAATTATAGTGAAAGAGAAGTTAACAAGAaatatcaaataaataataaaaatattaaaataaataaattgtctaacttacatttttttcaaaataagaATGAAATAActgataaatttaataattttaaaacatatgtaaaaaatgtaaatgagCATTTTAGAGAACATTGCAAAAATAAGGAATTTTCTAAATgtctaaaaatatttataaaaaaattatattccttaaaaaaaaaaaataaaattaattcatCGTTGTGGATAGATAATATATTACCAACCGTAGAAGATGTATTGTCAAAGaatgtttattttttcttatatcctaaaagtaattttttctttttttttttttttttgttataatatctttttgatttaatattaattatattttaatttttgtttttaggattaaaaagaaaaattgaaaataataaagaaatgaaTAACGACTTAATTGGTAGTAATTTTGttgacaaaaaaataaaattaagtcAGCAAGAAATTGAAAGAAGAGAAAAGAGAAAAGAACGCTTTTATgatatatcaaaaaataaaaaaagtgaattaattgaaaattcattttatatagATGAAGATGTAAAGGacgaaaaagaaaatgatgaaGATATGAATCTTGATAAGTTAATTGAAAAATACAATTATTCAAGctgttataaaaataaaaattttgttggagaatgtaaaaatattcaaaaatttttttttagattaaCATCATTacctgaaaaaaaaaatgtaataataaatataaaaatagatgaaaaaaaaagaaacaaaaattttattaatatatatatatatatatatatatatatatattttaacgtaattttttattaggtAAGGAGTTTTTCAGTTTTGAAATGCacatatgcatatatattatataaatataacatagataaaaattataaatacataaatgAACAATTTAGATCATTGCGACAAGatttaaatatacaaaatatttttcataatgatgttataaatatttacgAAACTAACATAAGGATATGTATTGTAAATAATGATCTATTTCAATTTCTTcaatgtataaataaattatttgaattatatCAGAGactaaacataaaaaaatcaaaagtaatattttttcttttatttttaaaatattgaaaacaaagaatttaaatatattgtaATAAGAAATTTGTGAAACaagttttaatatatatatatatatatatatatatatatatatatatatatatatatattaatttttttcttttattaggTTGAATTTTTGTGTTATAAACTTATTTATTTGACTTTGCAAAATATGCATCAAGAATTTCTTATAGAATATTTAACACTAAGTGAAGAAGAGAAAAATCACGAAAATATACAACtttgttattatttaaatgaatgcataaaaaataaaatgtatttaattaatattaatatgatATCACCATTAGATGCTGAACTAAAccataagtatatatattatagaatttttttaaataaccacatattaaaatatttaccaAGTCTAATGTCATTAAGTGAAAATGCTATGTTGAATGTAAACATTAATTCTCTAGTTTCATTTGTAAAAAACCATGGAAAAGTAAAtgattttgaaaataatgaaattccAAATTCATTGGATAAAAATGAAGGAGTTAAAATGCCATATTTAACTAATTACttaattgttttatttttacctAAATACAGGTTATTAGCCCTTATAAATATTTGCAAGTGagttaataatttaaaattcattattctaaatatatacatatattaagaaatatacttctttatatataagtattatttatatcatcaatttaaaaataaataagaaaataatgtattgattatattttataaacatttatatattaataattacttaaaaattagtataacaataaaaaaaagaaaaaaaaaagattaattcatattttacatttatataattctatatatataaaatgttgtagctttcattttttttttttttttttctatccATTCCTTTTTCTCtatacatttataaatatatattaaatttttttttttttagaacaAGTATAAAGGTAAATATATCTACGTTAACAAAATTgttaaattttgaaaatgatGAACAGtgcttaaaatttttaaatgaagtAAATACTATTATAAGCAATAATGAAGTCTTAAGTAAATCTTCACTAGTAAACCTTATGAAGTCTCCtcttttgaaaaataaatatattaatcaTATAAGataaaagatttttttttttttttctttttttccttttataataaataaatatatgggTTCTTATACATAAAGATAAATGTTACCATATTCATaaacattttatatatatatatatatatatttttttttttttttgtttactatttattctttattgATAGAAATTTACAATAAAacttaaaattttgtttaaaCTGAAATTATACTTTTACCTTAAATTATTAGGTATTTAATTATGATATTTacatagatatatatatatatcccttttttttatttttttcatgttcacaaaaaattataaatttttgtagtttgtgttttttatttttatatttttttaaaagtaacaTTAAgagaattttctttttctttttttttttatttaaaatttattaatgtgTAAGTCTATTTTATAGTATATCTATATCGTGATAAagtaaatttcttttttttacaatgTTAAGAGGGATTGCATAAACTGGATGCATTTCTtttaaagataattttttttctaattgaTTTAGATTATCTATTAAGCTTAGAGCTGCTAAACCAAAAAAAGTATGACATATGTCAGGTAGACAATCAGGATTGTCGCTTATACCACCATTATCTAAATCTTGGCATAGcagaatataattttttaatgcatttttattaatccatttatatctttttaaaacaattaaagaagaaaaaatccACCATGAGTAACAAGTGTCAGTTAATTTTTCAGCTCTACCATTAAAACCACCATTACTTGTTTGCCTTAAGCTTAACCAATCAgctacttttttttcatttatcaaATACaatttttgtattaaaaaCAAGGTAGCCACACAGCAAAATACACTAGCTGCATGAGGTTCATTACCACTTACCCATGAAAAaccattttcatttaaatcatAATTACTTAGTAAGTATGATGATATTTTTTCAGTTGAaactaaatttaatttatttaggATTGTCAAACAGCTAACTGCACTATAAACAAAACGAGTATCAACCTCTCCCCACATATCCCCTTTAAATGAGCCATCATCATTGCTTAAAGTCAAAATATAGTGACAAGTATTTTCTCttatagtttttttattatttaaataaccATCACAATCATTAGAATTGTAGCTATCATTTCtcaattcatttttttcattttctaagTGAATATTAAAGTTATCaaatgaataatttaataaaagaagagATAATATAGCATAATGTGTTGAAACAATATGAGAATCATGTTTTATGTTATTACCGAAACCACCATCTGAATTTTgacattttaaaataaaatcaatgaattcttcttttttatctatcttatatgataatattttacatgaacaaataaaataaaaaacccCACACATCTTTAAGGTTTCGTTAAATATGAGTTCTTCTGCATCAGATACAGTAGTATATGCATTCAAATACTTTATGTGCTTTTCACGTACAAACTCTATTTCGTTACACATATCtcaaaaatatgtatattagaattctatttaaaaaaaaaaagtaaaataaacaaaaaagtGGATAATTATTtagtaaaaagaaaattgaaATAAGCCATATATGGAAGtggaataaattaaatataccaaaaacaaaaaaaaaaaataataaacatataaaatgaaaatgtaaaAGTTTGATTCCAaagttattaaatattaatttaacaAGTTAAAATTAAGCATAATTAAAGAAATCACCataaaaaaactataaatattatattttagaatattttaatattttttttttttaaaacttttgTTATTGCAAGATAAAGAAGGATATTTCATAATTGATTAATAAAAGTTAAATTAGTTGTATTAGAATATTatgttatttaatatttccatttttttttaaaaattaaaaatatgtaattaaaaaaaaaaataaaagagataAAAATAGCAAAAGTGATACCAAATTTTCAGATGTAATTtgaaatacataaaaaattttttttgttaagaattaaattcaaaaaataaaaatggatTATTGaattaatacaaaaaaaattaagcatattattataatttcaatctcacaaaatatataaaagaaaaactatatataaaaaaactttttgtgccatataaataattaaacaataatttaaggaaaaaatataatttaataatttatattttttaaagtataaaatattggaattataaaaaatttattatatttttgatatCTATTTATATGTAAGCTATCTCATCGATAATTGATATCAATAATACAgtttgaaaaataatttcatgaTTAAAGGGTAAtactaaaatatatttttaaattttaaggcatatatatatttatttattcgtTTTGTCATTTAGGATTacattttgataaaaatttagataatGTAGAAAGGTAAGATAAgcaattaaagaaaaaataataagtctaaaatgaaaatatataagatgaatattttaaagaaatcgAATTAATATACTTATTCACATCTACATGATAATATAATGTAGTACATTATCATATTaattgtaaatatataaataaaaataaaaaaaatggttTATCCATTGGCATAtatacaataataataataatctaCATTTTAGATAAATGCAAATATAAACGTTATTACTTTTAAAGTATTAAATTTACGTTTATCTATCCACTAAAGTTcaaagtaaatttttttatttttctaaatacatgaaattatttaataaatagcCTAAAGGAATAGTAAAACatattatgtaaaataaaaaatgtgaGAATATTGAATTATCATGGCATTTTCAATTTAGTAATGTAGatcaattttatattaaaaataataataaagtaaaaaatatataaaactaTTGTACATAAAAGAGTTTTACAAAACTGTGTAATTTTGATAAGTTCTAAATCGTTCatctaataaataaaaagaggattctttttttttttttttttaaatacataaTGCTATTGTCCATGAAAAATATTTGCTTATGTAAAGTTTTATAGTGATCATATTaagtttataaaaattaatgtgaTTTTGTTTCATAATTCAATTAAAGGACTTATAATACtttaatacatttttctgttttcactttttctatatatttccTTCTATAAATTGCTAATAATTTCTCTGTTTTTGATTTTCCTCTTTACATGAATAcaaacttatatatatatatatatatatatatatatatatatatatatatatatatatatattattatcaacacataacatatttaaaattaaatccaagaaaattttcatatatcaAATAGATACTTGTTTCAACAGGTATCCCAATGAAATtagaaattttcttttttttttttttatactaaatttaacatatatatattataatacatttaattttttttggttaatatttttattcatcatacaatttaaatatatattttgagaTTAAGTATTTCGgactttattatttttttcatacatAAAACAACacacttttatttatttttttttctaaaaatttaaatttataatttttttttttttttaatttttgcttttttaattaaatactatatttttgtatatttataagaaaaaaaaaaagtttttccTTAAATGCTCAGAAATCATACAAATATATGATTactttttaaaacaaaaatgctTTAGTAACTGGaaataacttaaaaatttagctattttcattaaaacaaaagggaaaaaaaaaaaaagcaatacatatatatttttagaagataaaatattataacaatttttataaCATATGCTTATagctttaattttttataaaatagaaaaaaattgttatatattaattatttaatacatatattagTGAatgaactaaaaaaaaagcattttatatattttctcaAAAACTAATTAAATACATATACTATTTATAgaataaacttttttttatttgtttatatagAATTACtggcatatttttttttatagttctactatttttaaattcattatttattttaatactaaaaataagaaaaaatcactagatcaaaaaaaaaaaaaatatataaaaaaaaaataaataaaaaaaagataaaataaaataaaagaaaaaaatagaataaaaaaaaaaaaaaatgaaaagacGAAAAAACagaaatgataaaattatttttatcaaaaagaAGTAAAATTTCAACAATATTTCTTTTGTTGCTTTTATTAGTTGTATTTAAGGTTACAAATGCGTTAAATAATTGGAAGAAAAATTTGGTGTATCATAAATCAAAACATATAAGAAGGAAAAGAAAACCCCAATTATTTATTGTAAATGGAAGTTATAAGCACGAATGTATGTTCgaaaaaagggaaaaaataaaaaataaaataaatttattccgtttaaatttaaataattgttcaaataaaaatgtagaattagaaaattatagaaatataGGGATCATAGCTCACATTGATGCAGGAAAAACAACAACAACAGAAAGAATACTATATTATacaaatgtaataaaaaaaattggagAAGTTCATGAAGGTTTATCAACTATGGATTAtttagaaatagaaaaagaaaaggggATTACTATTAATGCAGCAGTTACTACTTGTTATTGGAATGGCagtgaaaaaaatttagaaaattttcgaataaatattattgatACACCAGGACACGTAGATTTTACTGCTGAAGTAGAGAAAAGCTTACGGGTTTTAGATGGGGGAATTGTTGTTTTTGATAGTAGTGAAGGTGTTGAATCACAATCAGAAACTGTCTGGAAACAAGCCAATAGGTACAATATCAGtagaataatatttttaaacaaaTTAGATAAAGTTGGAGCTAATTTTGAATCTTGTattgatgaaataaaaagaaaattaaataaaaatattttaattctttatgtTCCTGTTTTTGAAATGAGCAACTTTATTAGCACTattgatattttaaaagaaaaaattattgtatataaaaattctcatgattttattttagaaGACATTCCTAAAAgtcattataatttattcctgaaatataaaaatattttatatgagCAATTGGctgaaaaatttaatacatttcttgataattatttaaatgataaagtTATGAATGTTGAAGAAATTGAATAttatattagaaaattaGTAgttgaagaaaaatataatgtagTCATATGTGGTTCAGctttaaaaaacaaaaacataCATATGCTATTAGATTTAGTAGTCAAATATTTACCTTCTCCTATTGATTcgataaaaaattacaaaaatcaaataatatatattcacGATGTAAATAAAAGAGGAGAAAAGCTATTATCTGAAAATTTTTCTAATGATAAGATAAAAAAGGGAACAAAAACATATGCAAAGGAAATAAGTAACTCGTATTTGAATGAAAGTGGAAATGACAATTCAGatgaaaagaaagaaaaagaaaaatgggAATATTCAAATAGTAGAGAAGATATAGgtatagaaaaagaaagcacaaataaagaaaatgaaacaaataattttcatgaaaaaaaggatatgaaaaaaaaaagtaaagattcagattttaataatgaaaaaaatgaaaaaactctcataaataatttagaaaataaagttaaggaagaaataaattatagTAATTTTATATCAGAGGAATTAAA from Plasmodium relictum strain SGS1 genome assembly, chromosome: 11 encodes:
- a CDS encoding geranylgeranyltransferase, putative, which codes for MCNEIEFVREKHIKYLNAYTTVSDAEELIFNETLKMCGVFYFICSCKILSYKIDKKEEFIDFILKCQNSDGGFGNNIKHDSHIVSTHYAILSLLLLNYSFDNFNIHLENEKNELRNDSYNSNDCDGYLNNKKTIRENTCHYILTLSNDDGSFKGDMWGEVDTRFVYSAVSCLTILNKLNLVSTEKISSYLLSNYDLNENGFSWVSGNEPHAASVFCCVATLFLIQKLYLINEKKVADWLSLRQTSNGGFNGRAEKLTDTCYSWWIFSSLIVLKRYKWINKNALKNYILLCQDLDNGGISDNPDCLPDICHTFFGLAALSLIDNLNQLEKKLSLKEMHPVYAIPLNIVKKRNLLYHDIDIL
- the EF-G gene encoding elongation factor G, putative, producing MIKLFLSKRSKISTIFLLLLLLVVFKVTNALNNWKKNLVYHKSKHIRRKRKPQLFIVNGSYKHECMFEKREKIKNKINLFRLNLNNCSNKNVELENYRNIGIIAHIDAGKTTTTERILYYTNVIKKIGEVHEGLSTMDYLEIEKEKGITINAAVTTCYWNGSEKNLENFRINIIDTPGHVDFTAEVEKSLRVLDGGIVVFDSSEGVESQSETVWKQANRYNISRIIFLNKLDKVGANFESCIDEIKRKLNKNILILYVPVFEMSNFISTIDILKEKIIVYKNSHDFILEDIPKSHYNLFLKYKNILYEQLAEKFNTFLDNYLNDKVMNVEEIEYYIRKLVVEEKYNVVICGSALKNKNIHMLLDLVVKYLPSPIDSIKNYKNQIIYIHDVNKRGEKLLSENFSNDKIKKGTKTYAKEISNSYLNESGNDNSDEKKEKEKWEYSNSREDIGIEKESTNKENETNNFHEKKDMKKKSKDSDFNNEKNEKTLINNLENKVKEEINYSNFISEELNALNIKNYKRKFIGLIYKIMNDQHLGNINYVRVYEGQINKGDFIYNNRTKKSEKVAKIFFIHSSERYELENAKAGDIVAIVGLKDTQIGDTLSNIYLRAELKKIKDIPPIISFYIYNKNKNEYEKLINALIKIKKEDHSFFYHINQDTKDLLISGVGELHLQIIINKIQKDFNIPIIYGKPQISYKETFVQTVQARGKYIKQSGGRGQYGDVYIKIEPMYNYSDEEEKEENVRNENREEEKEDENSTNSSDINTMNINTSEVNNNIIIKNEITCGAIPSAYFDAIYTGIREQCNLGVIFNSPLINIIVTIVDGSFHPVDSNEHAFKLAAGLAIKEAAKKTTIRLMEPIMNLNVTVPTEYLGDVISDLVKKRGKIQHINESDEYTKEINARVPMASILSYVSDLRKITKGRGNYTMTLHKYLLVPEYIQEQILQKKD